The following proteins come from a genomic window of Synechococcus sp. NB0720_010:
- the psbC gene encoding photosystem II reaction center protein CP43: MVTLSNPSLSGIGGKDLDSTGYAWWSGNARLINLSGRLLGAHVAHAGLMVFWAGAMMLFEVSHFTFDKPMYEQGLILFPHVATLGYGVGPGGEVVDVYPFFVVGVLHLISSAVLGLGGLYHALRGPEILENYSAFFSQDWRDKNQMTNIIGYHLILLGVGALLLVFKAMFFGGVYDTWAPGGGDVRLITNPTLDPGVIFGYLFRAPFGGEGWIIGVNSMEDIIGGHIWLGLTLIFGGIWHVVTKPFGWVRRAFIWNGEAYLSYSLGALSFMSFIASAYIWFNNTAYPSEFYGPTNAEASQAQSFTFLVRDQRLGANIGSAMGPTGLGKYLMRSPTGEIIFGGETMRFWDFRGPWLEPLRGPNGLSLDKLQNDIQPWQVRRAAEYMTHAPNASLNSVGGIITEPNSVNFVNLRQWLAATQFVLAFFFLVGHLWHAGRARAAAAGFEKGIDRQAEPTLAMPDLD; the protein is encoded by the coding sequence AGGACCTCGACTCCACCGGCTATGCCTGGTGGTCGGGTAACGCCCGTCTGATCAACCTCTCTGGTCGCCTTCTCGGCGCCCACGTCGCCCACGCAGGCCTGATGGTCTTCTGGGCCGGCGCCATGATGCTGTTCGAGGTGAGCCACTTCACCTTCGACAAGCCCATGTACGAGCAGGGCCTGATCCTGTTCCCCCACGTCGCCACCCTTGGCTACGGCGTTGGGCCTGGCGGTGAAGTTGTGGATGTCTATCCCTTCTTCGTCGTTGGTGTTCTGCACCTGATCAGCTCCGCCGTGCTCGGCCTCGGCGGCCTGTACCACGCCCTGCGTGGTCCCGAAATCCTGGAGAACTACTCCGCGTTCTTCTCCCAGGACTGGCGGGATAAGAACCAGATGACCAACATCATTGGTTATCACCTGATTCTTCTGGGCGTCGGCGCTCTGCTGCTGGTCTTCAAGGCCATGTTCTTCGGCGGCGTCTACGACACCTGGGCCCCTGGTGGTGGCGACGTTCGCCTGATCACCAACCCCACCCTGGATCCCGGTGTGATCTTCGGCTACCTCTTCCGCGCTCCCTTTGGCGGTGAGGGCTGGATCATCGGTGTGAACTCCATGGAGGACATCATCGGTGGCCACATCTGGCTGGGTCTGACCCTGATCTTCGGTGGCATCTGGCACGTGGTCACCAAGCCCTTCGGCTGGGTGCGTCGCGCCTTCATCTGGAACGGTGAGGCCTACCTGAGCTACAGCCTTGGCGCCCTGAGCTTCATGAGCTTCATCGCCTCGGCCTACATCTGGTTCAACAACACCGCCTACCCCTCGGAGTTCTACGGCCCGACCAACGCCGAAGCCTCCCAGGCCCAGAGCTTCACCTTCCTGGTGCGTGACCAACGCCTCGGAGCCAACATCGGCTCCGCCATGGGTCCCACCGGTCTGGGTAAGTACCTGATGCGCTCCCCCACCGGCGAGATCATCTTCGGTGGTGAGACCATGCGCTTCTGGGACTTCCGTGGTCCTTGGCTGGAGCCCCTGCGTGGCCCCAACGGCCTGAGCCTCGACAAGCTCCAGAACGACATTCAGCCCTGGCAAGTGCGCCGCGCGGCTGAGTACATGACCCACGCCCCCAACGCGTCTCTGAACTCTGTGGGCGGCATCATCACCGAGCCCAACTCGGTGAACTTCGTGAACCTCCGTCAGTGGTTGGCTGCGACTCAGTTCGTTCTCGCCTTCTTCTTCCTGGTGGGTCACCTCTGGCACGCCGGCCGCGCCCGCGCTGCTGCTGCTGGCTTCGAGAAGGGCATCGACCGTCAGGCCGAGCCCACCCTGGCCATGCCTGACCTCGACTGA